The following proteins are co-located in the Actinomycetota bacterium genome:
- the aspS gene encoding aspartate--tRNA ligase — protein MPFESHKHIDYKQFKTSYRTHLCGEIRKDNLNEKVSLCGWVNSRRDHGKLIFIDLRDFSGIIQLVFDPARSSETYSLAKKVRTEFVLRVEGLIRKRSKDTVNKDLATGEIELSVEDLKVLGKSSTPPFLLTETEKVDEMSRLKHRYMDLRSTKMQENLRLRHAIVSQTRDYLNQKGFLEIETPILAKSTPEGARDFLVPSRLNPGKFYALPQSPQLFKQILMFSGFDRAYQIAKCFRDEDLRADRQPEFTQIDLEMTFVDEDDVISLIEGMMAVVFRKVLNTELKLPFRRMTWQKSMETYGSDKPDLRYDLPLTDVSDIFSGTSFNVFKQVLSKKGCIKSLVIKEGQSFTRKDLDQLIEMAKNYGAGGLVWARVEPDNTLKSPIAKFLSTGETGSLVKKLKLEPGNLLIMVADNFLVTCNSLGAIRKHIGQKLGLIKSGYEFLWVHDFPLFEKDSRDNTITPMHHPFTQPDCESIKLLDHDPLQAKSLAYDIIVNGQELGGGSIRINDLNLQKKIFELLGFTPEMIEQNFGFFIKAMDYGIPPHGGIALGLDRLVMILGQLESIRDVIAFPKTQSAVCMMTDSPSGVTNKQLQEVHIEITKSD, from the coding sequence ATGCCTTTTGAAAGCCATAAGCATATTGATTATAAACAATTCAAGACCTCTTACCGGACACACCTATGTGGAGAAATCAGGAAGGATAACTTAAATGAAAAAGTAAGTTTATGCGGCTGGGTGAACAGCAGAAGGGACCATGGTAAGCTTATCTTTATAGACCTAAGGGATTTTTCGGGAATAATCCAGCTGGTTTTTGACCCCGCCCGTAGCTCGGAGACTTACTCTTTGGCTAAAAAAGTCAGGACAGAGTTTGTATTAAGGGTTGAAGGTTTAATAAGGAAAAGAAGCAAGGATACTGTAAATAAAGATTTGGCTACCGGTGAAATAGAGTTATCCGTAGAGGACCTAAAGGTATTGGGAAAATCGAGTACCCCTCCATTTTTATTGACAGAAACTGAAAAAGTAGATGAGATGTCTAGGCTTAAGCACCGCTATATGGACTTAAGGTCAACCAAGATGCAGGAAAACTTAAGGCTAAGGCACGCCATTGTTTCCCAAACCAGGGATTATTTAAATCAAAAAGGTTTTCTGGAAATAGAAACTCCCATATTAGCTAAAAGCACTCCAGAGGGGGCCAGGGATTTTTTGGTTCCTTCAAGACTCAATCCAGGGAAATTTTATGCGCTTCCTCAATCTCCTCAATTATTTAAACAAATATTAATGTTTTCAGGTTTCGATAGGGCTTACCAGATAGCCAAGTGCTTCCGGGATGAAGATCTTAGAGCAGACCGGCAGCCGGAATTTACCCAGATTGATCTGGAAATGACTTTTGTTGATGAGGATGATGTAATTAGTCTTATTGAAGGGATGATGGCTGTAGTATTCAGGAAAGTGCTTAACACTGAATTAAAACTGCCCTTTAGGAGAATGACCTGGCAGAAAAGCATGGAAACCTACGGTAGCGATAAGCCTGATCTAAGGTATGATTTGCCTTTGACTGATGTATCTGATATCTTTTCCGGCACCTCCTTTAACGTATTTAAACAGGTATTATCTAAGAAAGGCTGCATTAAAAGCCTGGTTATAAAAGAGGGGCAATCCTTTACCAGAAAAGACTTGGACCAGTTAATTGAAATGGCTAAAAACTATGGAGCCGGTGGACTGGTTTGGGCTAGGGTAGAACCGGACAATACCTTAAAATCACCAATAGCAAAATTTTTATCGACTGGCGAGACTGGCAGCCTGGTTAAAAAACTAAAATTAGAGCCTGGCAATCTTTTGATAATGGTAGCTGATAATTTTCTGGTTACCTGTAATAGCCTGGGCGCTATCAGAAAACACATAGGCCAGAAATTAGGGTTGATCAAATCGGGTTATGAGTTTCTGTGGGTGCATGATTTTCCTTTATTCGAAAAGGATAGCCGGGATAATACTATTACTCCAATGCACCATCCTTTCACTCAACCTGACTGTGAAAGCATCAAGCTATTAGACCATGACCCTTTACAGGCCAAATCATTAGCTTATGACATAATTGTAAACGGCCAGGAACTGGGCGGAGGTTCAATAAGAATAAATGATTTAAACCTTCAAAAGAAAATTTTTGAGTTGCTAGGGTTTACCCCGGAAATGATAGAGCAAAATTTTGGTTTCTTTATAAAAGCCATGGATTATGGTATACCACCACATGGAGGTATTGCCCTGGGGCTGGATCGGTTGGTCATGATTTTGGGACAACTGGAAAGCATAAGGGATGTTATTGCTTTTCCGAAAACCCAGTCTGCTGTATGCATGATGACTGACTCTCCGTCAGGGGTAACCAATAAACAATTGCAGGAAGTACATATTGAGATAACTAAAAGTGATTAA
- a CDS encoding dihydrodipicolinate synthase family protein, with the protein MKEKLSGVFVPTITPFEDDQVQYGQLEENLKKINSTPITGHLALGSNGEYKSLTRDEQLKVLEVFIKNKGDKIVMAGTGCESTRETVQLSKQCQEIGADFVSVLTPSYFKKVINDDVLVSYYTEIADNVDIPVLIYNAPGFTGGVNISPKAVRKLAEHPNIVGMKDSSPAGLMGYLNATRDLEGFYVLAGSINFFLTGLIFGAVGGIISLANAIPEVCCRLYQLYTDGKMEEAIKLHMDLFQINGKVSGANAVAGVKSAAALCGYHAGDPRRPLIPLTSEQKEQMSQFFKEKGLV; encoded by the coding sequence ATGAAAGAAAAGCTAAGCGGTGTATTTGTACCAACTATAACCCCCTTTGAGGATGATCAGGTGCAATACGGACAGTTGGAAGAGAATTTAAAAAAGATTAACAGCACCCCAATAACCGGGCATCTGGCACTAGGTTCAAATGGTGAATACAAGAGCCTGACTAGGGATGAGCAGTTAAAAGTATTAGAAGTTTTTATAAAAAACAAGGGTGATAAAATAGTTATGGCTGGTACCGGTTGTGAGTCTACCAGGGAAACAGTGCAGCTAAGTAAGCAATGCCAGGAAATTGGTGCAGATTTTGTTAGCGTGCTTACCCCCAGTTATTTTAAAAAAGTTATTAATGATGATGTCCTTGTAAGCTACTATACTGAAATAGCCGATAATGTAGATATCCCTGTGCTCATCTACAATGCTCCTGGTTTTACCGGCGGGGTTAATATTTCTCCCAAAGCAGTACGGAAACTGGCAGAGCATCCTAATATTGTAGGAATGAAAGACAGCTCACCAGCAGGCTTGATGGGTTATTTGAATGCCACTAGGGATTTAGAGGGATTCTATGTGCTTGCTGGTTCCATTAACTTCTTTTTAACTGGCCTGATTTTCGGAGCAGTAGGTGGAATTATTTCCTTGGCTAATGCTATACCTGAAGTTTGCTGCCGGCTATATCAGTTATATACCGATGGAAAAATGGAAGAGGCAATCAAGCTGCACATGGATTTATTCCAGATAAATGGAAAGGTATCAGGAGCAAATGCTGTAGCTGGAGTTAAAAGCGCTGCCGCCCTTTGTGGTTACCATGCTGGAGATCCCAGAAGACCGCTAATACCCTTAACTTCTGAGCAAAAAGAGCAAATGAGTCAATTTTTTAAAGAAAAAGGATTGGTTTAA
- a CDS encoding hydroxyacid dehydrogenase produces MKVLLGQSIHEQAVKLLKENNIEVVISPSPEDEVVRQHIVDADAIIVRTATKLSRETIESAPNLKVIGRTGAGVDNVDVEAASEHNIPVCNTPEANTSAVAEHAVCFMLALAKDLSAMDNAVREGNWKIRFNYTPVDISGKTLGLLGFGKIGRTTAQMCYRSFGMQILAYDPYLPADLKTGFPYTLADNMEEIFEDSDFISLHIPYTKENHYIVGKKLLEKMKNSAYLINTSRGGLIDEKALAKALTEHKITGAALDVFEDEPPKPDNPLLECENIILSPHSAALTKESATRMAVHAAMGVIDVLHNRKPKWVFNIKEITL; encoded by the coding sequence ATGAAGGTTTTATTAGGCCAGTCTATTCATGAACAAGCTGTCAAGCTTCTCAAAGAAAATAATATTGAGGTTGTAATATCTCCTTCTCCCGAAGATGAAGTGGTAAGGCAACATATCGTTGATGCTGATGCTATTATTGTCAGAACAGCTACCAAGCTAAGCAGGGAGACAATAGAATCTGCCCCTAATTTAAAAGTAATCGGCAGGACAGGCGCTGGGGTAGACAATGTTGATGTTGAGGCCGCCTCAGAACACAATATACCAGTATGTAACACTCCGGAAGCAAATACTTCTGCCGTAGCAGAGCATGCAGTCTGTTTCATGTTAGCCCTAGCCAAAGATTTAAGCGCAATGGATAATGCAGTAAGGGAGGGTAACTGGAAGATTAGGTTTAATTACACTCCTGTTGATATTTCGGGTAAAACATTGGGCCTGCTGGGATTTGGCAAAATCGGCAGGACTACTGCTCAGATGTGCTACCGGTCTTTTGGTATGCAAATATTGGCCTATGACCCCTATCTGCCAGCTGATCTTAAAACCGGTTTTCCTTATACTTTAGCGGATAATATGGAAGAAATTTTTGAGGATTCTGATTTTATATCTTTGCATATACCCTACACTAAAGAAAATCACTATATAGTAGGAAAAAAGTTGTTGGAAAAGATGAAAAACAGCGCTTACCTGATTAATACTTCCAGGGGAGGACTAATTGATGAAAAAGCTTTAGCCAAGGCTTTAACTGAACATAAAATTACAGGGGCTGCATTGGATGTTTTTGAAGACGAGCCTCCTAAGCCTGATAATCCCTTGCTTGAATGTGAAAACATAATTCTAAGCCCCCATTCTGCTGCTTTAACCAAAGAGAGCGCTACCCGTATGGCAGTACATGCAGCCATGGGAGTAATTGATGTATTACACAACCGAAAACCGAAATGGGTATTTAATATCAAAGAAATTACCTTATAG
- a CDS encoding FGGY family carbohydrate kinase: MKKPDCYLAIDAGTSSVKVGIVDQEYNLVRQASESYCFKAEKKDEVSLDFKLLMAKLLKALSPLREDLSVIKGVAFSVLCPGLVPLDKEGEPLTDAIIHLDRRSVRQAQQALKLIGEEEFLKYSGNLPFPGGISLTSMLWIKQNWPDVYKDTYMWGHTNTFLARQFTGKFGIDPSNASFTGLYNTVGYSDWNMDLASTLGIDKDKLPPVLYSHQVVGNITRQINNLTGIPQGVPVTIGAADTACAAVGAGVNEDGRILNSTGTVELMVLCMDKPAVDKRLLLRTHPIPQKWLSMNIIGAGGASVEWFRKNFCREMDEDYYYRKYLPRVLNDYKIRCQFRPYLAGDRLSFSQKAGSFSNLSLGTEREDMLRALVNGIIKPMEKALHQFEQITNTNKIIRYTGKGSSFLTQIKKEKFYPYILEPTITNNTLIGAGMLIKMNNGIN, translated from the coding sequence ATGAAAAAGCCAGATTGCTACTTGGCTATTGATGCTGGTACCTCCAGCGTCAAGGTAGGGATAGTAGACCAAGAATATAACCTGGTTAGGCAGGCCAGTGAAAGCTATTGCTTTAAAGCTGAAAAAAAAGATGAAGTTTCGCTTGATTTTAAGCTTTTAATGGCCAAACTGCTAAAAGCTCTATCCCCGTTAAGGGAAGATTTATCTGTTATTAAAGGGGTAGCTTTTTCAGTTCTTTGTCCAGGACTAGTGCCTTTAGATAAGGAGGGTGAACCCTTAACAGATGCCATAATACACTTGGACAGGCGGAGCGTGCGGCAGGCTCAGCAGGCTTTGAAGTTAATAGGAGAAGAAGAATTTTTAAAGTATTCTGGCAATCTGCCTTTTCCCGGAGGGATATCCCTGACCTCTATGTTATGGATTAAGCAGAATTGGCCCGATGTATATAAAGATACTTATATGTGGGGTCACACCAATACTTTTTTGGCCAGGCAGTTTACCGGTAAGTTTGGAATTGATCCCAGCAATGCATCCTTTACCGGTCTTTATAATACGGTAGGATATTCTGATTGGAATATGGATTTAGCAAGTACTTTAGGAATTGATAAGGATAAGCTGCCCCCGGTTCTTTATTCACACCAGGTAGTAGGAAATATTACCAGACAAATAAATAACCTAACCGGCATTCCCCAGGGAGTGCCGGTTACTATTGGTGCTGCGGATACTGCCTGTGCCGCAGTGGGTGCAGGAGTAAATGAAGATGGGCGGATTCTCAATTCCACCGGTACAGTAGAGCTGATGGTATTGTGCATGGATAAACCGGCAGTAGATAAAAGACTGCTGCTTAGAACTCACCCTATCCCTCAAAAATGGCTTAGCATGAATATAATTGGAGCGGGTGGAGCATCAGTAGAATGGTTTAGAAAAAATTTTTGCAGGGAAATGGATGAGGATTATTATTACCGTAAATACCTTCCTCGGGTATTAAATGATTATAAGATTAGATGCCAGTTCAGGCCCTACCTGGCTGGAGACCGTTTAAGTTTTAGCCAGAAGGCAGGTTCCTTTAGCAACTTGTCCTTGGGTACCGAACGGGAAGATATGCTAAGGGCTCTGGTAAATGGTATCATCAAGCCTATGGAAAAAGCGCTGCACCAGTTTGAACAAATAACCAATACTAATAAAATTATCAGGTATACTGGAAAAGGAAGCAGTTTCCTAACCCAAATTAAAAAAGAGAAATTTTACCCTTATATTTTGGAGCCCACCATTACCAATAATACCCTTATAGGGGCCGGTATGCTCATAAAAATGAATAATGGAATTAATTAG
- a CDS encoding FadR/GntR family transcriptional regulator, translating into MNKSDLKSVNNKSTVQMVIDQLISQIKKGQLKPNDKMHSQRELAKRFKVGRSCVREALQALSLSNIIEIKPCKGAFISELSIESIMNPAKVHLTVTKEELFDLVNVRLILETAAIRDAVVNALPGDLEKLQRHINNTKKCLQENKIDLYYFEDYEFHKTIFNCTQNKVLINIFDFIFEILVEGIKTTAQVPGSKDRGLKWHKEIYKHIKNKDVDGAEKALTSHLMQIREDINRADFLMS; encoded by the coding sequence ATGAACAAATCTGATTTAAAATCAGTTAATAATAAAAGCACCGTTCAGATGGTAATAGACCAGTTAATCAGTCAAATAAAAAAAGGCCAGTTAAAACCCAATGATAAAATGCATTCCCAAAGAGAACTAGCTAAAAGGTTTAAGGTGGGAAGAAGTTGCGTAAGGGAAGCCCTCCAGGCTCTAAGCCTATCCAATATAATTGAAATTAAGCCCTGCAAAGGGGCTTTTATTTCAGAACTATCCATAGAGTCCATTATGAACCCGGCTAAAGTCCATCTTACTGTAACCAAGGAAGAGCTTTTTGATTTAGTCAATGTAAGACTTATTTTAGAAACTGCAGCCATTAGAGATGCAGTAGTTAATGCCTTACCGGGAGATTTAGAAAAACTTCAAAGACATATAAACAATACCAAGAAATGCCTTCAGGAAAACAAAATTGACCTATATTATTTTGAAGATTACGAATTTCACAAAACTATTTTTAATTGTACCCAAAACAAGGTATTAATAAATATATTTGATTTTATCTTTGAGATCCTGGTGGAAGGCATAAAAACCACTGCCCAGGTGCCTGGTTCTAAAGATAGGGGATTAAAATGGCATAAGGAAATATATAAGCATATAAAGAATAAGGATGTGGATGGTGCAGAGAAAGCCCTGACCAGCCACCTTATGCAAATTAGGGAGGATATTAATAGGGCAGATTTTTTAATGAGTTAA
- a CDS encoding aldehyde dehydrogenase family protein, producing MKEFKLFINNQWVDAENGKTFISYCPATGEELAKLAAASENDVNKAVAAAKAAAPKWAAMSGDQRADLMMKALEIMKRRHQELAEWEAKDVGKPIHETVNTDLPYAFMAMEYFSNKARQIRGDEVPIAGGETLCYETWEPYGVVGSIIPWNFPIHIGTRTICPALSAGNTVVLKASSMAPITCQMLGEIFLEAGYPEGVLNIVSGSGSVTGEAMLVHPDIDMISFTGSTAVGRRCMQAAAESNLKKVILELGGKGPFIAEPDCKVSDAVNSLILGFCFMQGEVCCASTRLYAHEDIYDEFVDLLVKRCNSMKIGDIMDPETRMGALIDENQYKTIDGYVQRAVKDGAKLLCGGQRVTGGVFDKGFFYPPTVLEVNDNSMECVQEEIFGPVVTVMKYKTFEEALELANDTVYGLGATIWSENVRKLIKATRTLDAGIVWMNTNVMSKIEASYGGNKLSGIGREGGEVGLMEYLKCKNNVLFLGEEGNYYGF from the coding sequence ATGAAAGAATTTAAGCTGTTTATCAACAACCAGTGGGTTGATGCCGAAAATGGCAAAACCTTTATTTCCTATTGCCCCGCTACGGGCGAGGAACTGGCAAAACTTGCAGCTGCTTCCGAAAATGATGTAAACAAGGCAGTAGCTGCAGCTAAAGCTGCTGCCCCTAAATGGGCTGCTATGAGCGGTGATCAGAGAGCTGACCTGATGATGAAAGCTTTGGAAATAATGAAGAGAAGGCATCAGGAACTGGCAGAATGGGAAGCTAAGGATGTAGGGAAACCCATTCATGAAACAGTCAATACTGATTTACCTTATGCTTTTATGGCTATGGAGTATTTCTCCAATAAGGCCAGGCAAATCAGGGGAGATGAAGTACCTATTGCTGGGGGAGAAACATTATGTTATGAAACCTGGGAGCCTTATGGCGTAGTAGGCTCAATTATTCCCTGGAACTTCCCCATACATATTGGTACCAGAACCATATGCCCTGCGTTATCTGCAGGAAATACCGTAGTTTTAAAAGCTTCCAGTATGGCTCCCATCACCTGCCAGATGCTGGGTGAAATTTTCTTGGAAGCCGGTTATCCTGAAGGTGTGTTAAATATTGTATCTGGGTCAGGGAGTGTTACCGGGGAAGCCATGCTGGTACATCCTGATATAGACATGATTTCTTTTACTGGCTCTACTGCTGTGGGCAGAAGATGCATGCAGGCTGCTGCTGAATCAAACTTAAAGAAAGTAATTCTAGAGCTGGGCGGCAAAGGCCCCTTCATTGCTGAGCCTGACTGCAAAGTGAGCGATGCAGTTAATTCTCTCATATTAGGATTCTGTTTCATGCAAGGAGAAGTTTGCTGTGCTTCCACCAGGCTATATGCCCATGAAGACATTTATGATGAGTTTGTAGACCTGCTGGTAAAAAGATGTAATTCCATGAAGATTGGCGATATCATGGATCCTGAAACCAGGATGGGAGCCTTGATAGATGAGAATCAGTATAAAACTATTGACGGTTACGTACAAAGAGCTGTAAAAGACGGCGCTAAACTATTATGTGGAGGCCAAAGGGTAACTGGTGGAGTATTTGATAAAGGATTCTTCTATCCTCCTACAGTGCTGGAAGTCAACGATAACAGTATGGAATGCGTACAGGAAGAAATATTTGGGCCAGTGGTAACCGTAATGAAATATAAAACCTTTGAAGAAGCTCTGGAACTTGCCAATGATACTGTATACGGCCTGGGTGCTACTATTTGGAGCGAGAATGTTAGAAAGCTTATCAAAGCTACCAGAACATTGGATGCCGGTATAGTATGGATGAACACAAATGTTATGTCTAAGATCGAAGCTTCTTATGGGGGCAATAAATTAAGCGGAATCGGTAGAGAAGGCGGAGAAGTCGGCCTTATGGAATACCTGAAGTGCAAGAACAATGTTCTTTTCTTGGGCGAAGAAGGCAATTACTACGGATTCTAA
- a CDS encoding C-terminal binding protein, whose protein sequence is MNDNRFKVVFTDYDFEDVAIEKEVLSQMDCDIVELQSKDEDKLTAECADADGLIVQYAPISDKVIAAMQKCKVISRYGIGVDTINLSAATQKGIKVCNVPDYCLDEVADHSLALIMSLGRKIVDLTKAVKSGVWDAVGTSKPVFNFKRQILGIIGFGKIPQNLYPKVKALFGKVLIYDPYVSQEIKDQFGLEMASFYEIIHNSDFLSIYCPLNDSTFHMFDQREFQMMKPTSFIVNTSRGGIINTEALYLALIHGHIAGAGLDVLEQEPPGIDNELVKLDNVIVTPHAAFYSESSIEDLKYKTALNIVKVLKDDNPQNVVNR, encoded by the coding sequence ATGAATGATAACCGTTTTAAAGTAGTTTTTACTGATTATGATTTCGAAGATGTAGCTATTGAAAAAGAAGTCTTGTCACAAATGGATTGTGATATAGTAGAGCTACAAAGCAAAGATGAGGACAAGCTAACCGCAGAATGCGCAGACGCTGATGGTTTAATAGTGCAGTATGCTCCCATATCCGATAAGGTAATTGCGGCTATGCAGAAATGCAAAGTAATATCCAGGTATGGTATAGGGGTAGATACCATCAACTTATCGGCAGCTACCCAAAAGGGAATAAAAGTATGTAATGTCCCTGATTACTGCTTGGATGAAGTAGCTGACCATAGCTTAGCTTTGATTATGTCTTTGGGAAGAAAAATAGTAGATTTAACCAAAGCCGTAAAATCAGGGGTATGGGATGCAGTAGGGACATCTAAACCTGTATTTAATTTTAAAAGGCAGATACTGGGTATCATAGGGTTCGGAAAGATTCCTCAAAACCTTTACCCCAAGGTAAAGGCCCTTTTTGGCAAAGTACTAATATATGATCCTTATGTAAGCCAGGAAATAAAAGACCAGTTTGGCTTGGAAATGGCTAGTTTTTATGAAATAATTCATAATTCAGATTTCCTTTCTATTTACTGTCCTTTAAATGATTCCACCTTTCACATGTTTGACCAGAGAGAATTCCAAATGATGAAGCCTACCTCTTTTATTGTGAATACCTCCAGGGGCGGCATAATAAATACAGAAGCTTTGTATCTGGCTTTAATTCACGGCCATATAGCTGGAGCAGGATTGGATGTATTGGAACAGGAACCGCCTGGAATAGATAATGAGCTGGTTAAGCTGGATAATGTAATAGTAACTCCTCATGCCGCTTTCTATTCTGAATCTTCCATTGAGGATTTAAAATACAAAACCGCCTTGAATATTGTAAAAGTTTTAAAAGATGATAACCCACAAAATGTGGTTAATCGGTAG